The sequence CGAATTTGGTTGTCACCTATCTAAATAAATTTGAAACACAGAAACGCTTTAATGAAGTCACCCCTGGACCAATTACAACGTACTtattttgcatttgagagagaaaaatcAATTCTAGTGACAGCCAGACGCGGATTGTTTATTTCGAGggtgaaaatttaaaaaaaaatgcttaaaaTTTGTCTACAACAATAGAAGCACACAGTTTACAAATGCGTAACTCTGCTCCGAGACATCGTGGTATGCTTTTTGAGCAAGAAAGTACGCAAACAAAACGAATTAGTCGTGGACGTACGAAACTAACCCGCCGTTAGAGAGACAGCTGAGCTGAAAATCCGGCTAGCGTGTAACGGTTTACTATAATAACGGCAAAGTGCAGTAACCAGGAAAGGAACGCACATGGCCCTTATTTTTGCCGCACCGGTGTTCTTATCGCGAACGCTCTACAAAATGTCACGAGTGTAACCATCAACAAAGGTTGAACtgcgagaaacaaaaaaaatacgTGCGAGAGCGCTCAAGAAAAGAAGCAGTGTCATATCGAAGGCAGTAATTCAGTCACCCCCCATGACCGCAGGATATACGCTATCTGCAATTACGGATTTTTCCCTATAAATCTTAAGGCCTATGTGAACTAAACGGCACTAGTACCCGCCGTAAAGAGGCACAATACCACATGGCTGTCACTACTTATGCAGTAAAACGCAGCAAACGAAAGCCTAGATTGGGCAGAAGCAGCGTCGACTTACCGTCGTCCAAGAACTGTCAGTAGCGAAGCCCACTTATTCGAGCGCCGCTAGGGCGTCCCCATAAAGGCAGCGTCACACACGTCGATTGCGTTGTACGCAAGATAGCGGTGCTGCAGCAGCGACGAACGAGTAAGTGGGACCGCGAGCGCTGCGCGGATCGTTGGCTCCAACTGGAAAGCTGTTCAGTGAGATTTGTGCAACAAATGCGCACTGCCTCTCTGCCAATGCCGTTTTGCCCTCTTGCGGCTTCGGCTTGCGTAACCGAATAGGACCCACGGCATCCGGGATAGCATCCGCCCCGTCACTATCTCAGAGGCTCTCTTTACATGACCCGGTTGTGGCGCATGCGCGTTTGAGCGCCTCTATTCAGCCACGGTCGTCGTCGATCGTACAGCGCATACCTCaggtccgttgtcgtctgcgtcgTCTGCCTACGCTTTTAGCTTCCTCCGTCACTATGCAGATGTGGGCATTGCAAACAGACGGCGTCCTGAGCTAATAAGCTAaagctggtacagcgcaacatggaaaggaagaaacaagcctaGCCGGgcagaagaaagaacagagcgctgaaaaaaaaaatcagcactgTTGTTTCTTTTGGCCGGCtcgtcttctttcttcctttccatgttGCAGTGTACCAAATTTAGAATGCAATAGCAACTCGATTGACGGCTTGCAAAAACGCTGTTGCGCATGCCGAGTGCATGCAGTATACATAGGCGAGCATCGGAACTGTTTGCTCAGGTTCCGCCATCGTCAACTCGTAGTATGTGGTTGCCGGAGTGTCTCGGTTTCGAAACGCATGTTTTCGTTCTCGCTGCCCCCAGGGCTCCGCTGCGCGGCCATGCTCGACCTGCGTACTCGTGGCCAGTGCAACGAGAACACACGAGCATTTAGAATGCAACATCACATGTTTGTAGCACTTTGTCGCAGCTCTAGAGGAATGCTGCAGTAGGTCTACGTGGGCGGGCGTAGTACGCATTTGACCGCGTTtcaccggcagcagcagcacacgCTGTGATCGCCGTTGTCTCGTCCCCCGAGAAACGAATGCGTTTACGTTCAGGACTCCACCCCGTGCGTCAACGCGCGACCAAGCATTGCAGCTGCAGTGGCGATGAAAACAAGACTGATAGAACATAAAACACAGGCGCTGAATTCGCGACGTGAACGCAAGAAGCTTGTGTCGTGACTCCTCGTCACTCGAAAGATAACAGCACCAGCGAAAAGTAGAACTACCGGCTTGTGGCTTTCTCTACACCTGCATTGACAACCAAAAAAATGGTTTCCGAAAAATCACAATTGTGATAACTTTACTCATATCATTGCTTTATTTATCGAATATAAATATCTGCTCGTAACAAATCAATACGTGAATGGGGCTCGAGAACATCACAGTAGAGCAAACTTGCTCTTTATTCCGAAATAGCACAGTGTGAAAGGCATGCTTTCCGGCCAGTCGCGATTAgtgcgaagaaaagaaaggaaaagctaaAAGTACTTCGATATAATCTTCCCGGACATAAATAAATTCCAGCTCGTGCGGCTTCTGCCAGACATGTGACGTATGCAGGCAAAGTCCTTGCACTGCGGCAGACGATACGCTGCAGGCCTTCACGCCTCAGCTAACAATGCGCTTGGCGTTCATGATTTCCCCCCCTTTAATGAGGTACCGTATGCGCGTTTCTGAGGCGGCTATGTTACGCATGATCTCACTTAGCGACAGCGATTGTGAACAAGGCAGAGCAATCTTGAAGCACTAAGCCAAATATGAGTCGACGTGAAGGATGCACATGTGTTCAGGGTCTCATACACTCTCTGCGGGTGCCATATTGAGTCACCTCGTGCGCCACCTATAGGCGACGGAACTTGCGAGTATCTCTCTCCTCTCAGAGCCGCTTCTCATCGCGCTACTTGCGGCTACTGAACTGTCTTATTCGATCACCGCGACGGTATTTCGACACTTTTATATTGTAACTGAATCTCTGTAAtgtgttctttctttgttgtttggCTTCTGTATATTGTAATTTACAATAGATGCATTGTGTATTCTAGAGTGACCCACCCTAGTAGCTTAGTAGTTTTGACGTTACGCTGCTAATACAGAAGTTGCGCGTTCCACCTCTGCCACAGGGTCAGCATCTCGAGGGGAGCGAATGAAAGAACGCTGTTATAAGTTGCATTCCTCAATGACCGCGAGGTGAAAAAAGTTATTTGCAGATAAACGCAATTACCAATAGTTTTAAGCTAAAAGGTACACAGCATATATCTCAATATTAGATAAGAACTTAAACGCACGTTTCGTTTAGCTCGTGGTTCGTAATTGTTGTTGCGCGCATCCCGTTATAACGGCTCCATGTTGCAGGTCGGCTAAGTACTTGTAGAGCTGCGGAGGCGTAAACTGTGTCTGTGATGTTGCAACGCAGACAGCGAGAGCACTATCTCTAAGAACAGATTGTCGTATtaggtacactctaagaacaagGAGTTCCGGGagctctctttgagggagtatctgTGGTCCCATATTTAACTCCATTTTCATAAATAGATCGACCCCTTTCGAGAGAGCAGAATAACTCCCCCGACAAAATTTTAGTACTCCACCGCAAGTCAGCGCTGGTACtgttccgcagagtgctaatacacCCTCCCCAGAAGAGTAACAGCACTCCCCCAAACAATGTTTTTGCTCCTCCAGACTGAGTgtttctactcctccaaaccgagtacttctactcttcAAACCTAGTGTTTCTACTCGCTCAATCCGAGTGTTTGTACTCCTCACTAGAGATTATAGTTCTTCAGAAGGGAGTTCGAGTACTCTGTCCGATAGTGTGAAAGTCCTCGCAATGTAGATTCGCAATTATTACATGAGGGGAATATTTGATTCACTCATAAGCAGCTTCTGCATTTATGCTTGCTGAATTGAATTTAATCTGTAGCCCCCGTATAactcaaatgaaacattctttctcttaaaaggtcaaaatctttatccCGTCGCAAGACAAACTGAACATATTTCCAATAACATACTGACACACATAAATTCCGATTACAATGATATCCATGAACTTTACAACACATCTTGTGACAAAACCTTAGCATATTCATTCAAGTTTAATCACTAGTGTAATGTAGAAATATTGCTTATTTTCAAttagcttcatttttttcataAACAAAGTATACAATAGAAAGTTAAGCACAGAATAAACGTTCGTAAACTCACAAAGTATCGCCACCACGATCAAAGAAAAATATgcaccacattactggccagcaaacgtaTTTCTGGCACCAAACACGTACACTTGTCAGGCAGATGTTACCAGATGAGTTCTGAGCATGGGGCTGGCGCTTGTGCTATTGTGTACAACATTGACGAAACGTCGAGTTAAGCTGTGAGCCAGCAAACAGTGCCCCAGTAATTCCAATGGGTGAGATAACTcagttaaacagcttcgctgtctttgatcAGTCAGTTGCCAGATTGAAATGCTTCTGTGAAGGATTCTTTGAAAGCTTTACCCTTACGGCGCAAAAGATGAAAACTGTGGCAAGTTTTCGTGCTTGTTCCTCGCTACATGCGTAACTGCAAGTGTTTTGAAGAAAGCGACACCGCTCACTTACCACGGCAACCAATTGTAAGtggcaaacgttttttttttttttttgaattttttaATGTCGTTaaacacgcacgaacgcacacaaGGGCACACATAGACTCACACACTGTATATTTATATTTGAAGCTGACCGAGGCATTCTGAAAACATTTCTGGTGTTTTTGCTGCTGCCTTTTGATGGTATTTGATTACCTTGTAGACCCTCACACGCAACAAGATGGGCTTTCGTCTGATGAGAAGCAGGCCGAGAGTTCAGgctgcctaaaaaaaaaagacatcattCAAACAGTGGAGCAAAGCTAGAATTCCCGTCTATGTTCCTTTCTGTGAACCCCATCAGCAACAATGCATTAAGAGTGAATCCGCATGCCTCATAGATTCTGCCTCATAGTCAAACTGTAGTTTGGGCAAAGTTCCCAGATTTGGCGTTTCTGCAATGATTCGCCAACTAaagctttcaaaaaatgaaacaatggCGCCTGTGTAGTCATTACAGAGAGAGATAACTTCAATAACTGAGAGCGGTAAAATGAAATACGGCACCGCAAGTTTAACTCAGGGAAGCAACGAGAAGCGCCAAGTTGAAATATGAGCCCTACCAAGCAGCGATGGTCAAAACACCCGGGTGAGCATCCTTATCCATTCATCGTACTTGCAaccaggctgaaaaaaaaaactcatataCGTTTGTCTTCAGTCGCCACCTGCTTTCCTATAAATATGAACAGTCGTTTTCAGGTCTTCAGTAGAAGTGTAGAATTAAGAAGATCGCTCGGTCTGATGATCGGGCGCAGGTTCGTCATGATCATCAACTCTATTTTGTTCCAAGCAGCATCCCAATCcagaagtacaaaaaaaaagtcgcaatttcgaccgaaaggcgaagcaccgattgagCTAGCAAACTAGTGGACAGCTGtgcgaagcaaggatagtagccttatcggccatataaacttgaaAACCTAGGCGTTCAAACTAAggtaacaagcacggtgtcacgctcgcgcgagcaaacgtaCACAGacctcactcgatgagcgcggaaactcgctgtcagaacggtggtggtggtgataaactttattgaaaggcggaagggtaaagagggacgtggctgagggtttgggctcaagtaaggccctgggcctgcttggccttttccgcccagtccaccagttcaagttgtcggtcgacgtccccggaactgagccaggctgtccagtcagtctcgctgctgacggggggatgagagaacgggagcaaGGTGCATTCCCCCGTTATGTGTGTGAGTgctcctgtttctgaacagagcctacatttgtcgctttccgtgccccctgtgattttgttaatgcattttgggtgtgggtgtgtgtttgcctgaagtcgccgaaacgcgaccgcttgcgttttgtcgagttgcttggccggtggtgggagcgcgcgacgcctcaagcgataccgatgggctATTTCACAAtgagtctcgcagggttcctcgtgtctctagCGAGGCAGCgcggcggcagtagcagcgagcgaattgactttcgtccTGCGTCTCACGTCAACGCGAACTAGGCCGCGAAAACAGCGCGCGGTGGactttgtccccatcgcagatggtTTTCAAGATACAGCAACCTGGGCGGGCGGGTGGGCGCTGCTGAAAACTGGGCGTAACGTCATAAGCGAATGCCTGAGCGCTCCGAACTTGCATTTCGAAGACAGCGCAATGCGCTGTACTATAGCGCAATGTCACCCATGAATGCCGCCTTGAAGTCAATAGATTTAGCAGGCGCACGGCATTAACAGAGAGAAAACAATCGACGTGGACAACGTAAGGTCAGAAACCACCGGAGGAGCAAAAAAGGAGCACAATATAATAAGGAACACAGACTGTAGAGGCACGACAAGTAAACAACAAAGTGAGCAGCCAGTAAATGTCTTAAAACAATAGGTTGACAGTTACGAAGCATAAAAAATTTCAGAGAATAAATTTAGCAGCGCTAAGTTTATTtagcagaaaaaaaacaagattttcGTTAAGTTCAGCTCACACATATGAGACATCGCAAGAGGATTCAGTAGTGCAAAACAGATTCAGTGATGACGAACATAGATGCGCTTCTGACACCATCATCCATTTCCTGATCGTCGAGATAGATCGCGAACTTCCTTTTCCCGTCTCGGACGAAACCATAATTTTCCAATGAACACAATTCGGTCCTGTATGTGCCATTGAGCCTTCAGCGTGCTCCCGGGAACAAcggtcgggaaaaaaaaaaatcggcgaaCGAAAATTTTTTATTCTACAATATGCCACGCGCTCCCGTGCCAAACAGATGGCAAACACCTATAGAGTTCACGAGTACCCCCCAAAACTCGATCTCCACGGTGAGCAAAAAAGCCAAATTAACGCGTTCTTTCCCAACGGCAAACGCAGAGTACGTGGCCCTCCCGGACAACAACGTAATCTGAGCAAATTTTCTCAACCGCACCTGCCACTAAACTATGGCGTTACAGTTTTCCAGAGCAAGAAAATAGACCACTAGCCCAATTCTTTAATCCGGACGGGTGTCGTTGATAGTGCACTGGTAGCACTATCAGTGCAGTGAGCAAATGGCTGAAATCAGGCTGCGGGGAAGTTTGCGGCAAGTGTCCCATACTATGGGCTACAAACTACCAGTATTGCTAAGGGTTAGGGTGATTTTCAGTAAAGCTTTGCATTTGTGCGTTGAACTATCCAGACGATGATGTTGAATACTATAAATGAAATCCCGCCGAAGTATATCAAATCTCGAAGTATCACCGCCATTTCCAAGCGGAATGACCGCGGTGGCAACACCGTGGCTTCCTCCGCCGTATTTTGCTGAGATGTCTGCTGGTTCGACGCGGTCAATGAAATCATGGCGGTCATTTGAGCCATCTCACCCTTTAAATTCTGTTCGCATGCTCCGAGCTGGCGAGTGATCTCAGCGAACCTGGCTTCCTGGCTTCTCACTTGTTCCGTAAGCTTATTCAAGTGGCTCTGaatcactggcaatagctggtcGTGGTTGGGATCCCCCAACATCGCCTTCAGGTCTTCAAGGGCAGCGCTCAAGTCTTCAAGGGTCAGTGCTGTGCGCTCCGAGGACGGGTACTCTCTGATCGCGGAAGAAACACCGGTGGTACATCCGGCCACGTAGTGCGTTGGCAGGTCGCTGTGCTGTACTTGCTCTCCGCATCGCAAACACTCCACGGTGTGAAATGTGCATTCCCTCTCGTAGTGCTCCAGCATGCGGTCCATGGTGCCAGTGTACTTGCAGCCGTGCGCTCCGTTCCAGCAATATAccttcatagaaaaaaaaaatattgcaacaCATATTTTGTTTTGACAGACAGAACTTTTCCTTAAAGACGCGTTGCAAAGCTGTCCCTAACATTTGTAACGCGTTTTTAAACGAAGGCCGGTGTCTACCAACCTATACACGAGATTATATGGCGACGTAAACGTACTCAAGATCACCCAGCATTGCCAGCTGCTGTGTAAACTATAAAGGTACATTAAACGCGAATACTAGGTAAATCACGTAATTGTGCTTTTCAATAGCAAGATAGCTACTCTTACTCAAAAAAGCAGGCTTAGTATGCCCGAATCGAGAAAAGAAGGCAACATACTTCCCCTATTATCTCAGCTCCTAACTGATCTACGGCAACCGTAGCATTGTTGCGCAGTGGACACCACACGGTTCGATTGTCAGCTTGCTCCACATGCAAATGCGCTCACCCACCACGGCCAAGGTAGCTGTTACCGGGTGGTTGTACggtgggggtggggtggggggtagtTGCGATTGAGGAATAATGTCTTAACGAAATTGAAGAAAATGTAATGTCGGAAGTAACGCTATTGTTCACAAGAATCGCTAGTGAATGTATCTCTGTGAGGCACCCCCCTTCCCTTTGTGATGTTTCAGTAGTGCCAGGTTCGTTAAAAAGAAGGCATATGCTTGATGAGAAAGGGAATAATTATGACTAAATGAAAATGGCCGATTTACCTTTGAATTCAGCACCGAAACAACAACTCCaaaacgtcagtgtgacgtcgcaCATTTCAAAGTATTGcctttttttgtatttctcttTTATCTGTCACACTAAGAAGTAAATAAACATCTAGTTCCAACAGAATGTTGCACATAAGCCCGCAGTGAGTGTGCGTCTTTTGTTGTGTCAGTTTTCAAAGACACAAAAAATGAACATTTCGTCCAGGTGTATTAGTAGATTACGCTTCGGCAATAGCAAAAGTGAGATGCCCCCCTTTTTGTGATTGAAGCTATCGCATCGTGCATATTATTGTTACTTTAAACGCGTGTAGCGGTATGGGCTTTGTGTCTCATCTCCTTTCGGGCGAGAGAAACGACCATTTCCCCCATTCTGATCCCACTCCTCGTTTTAAGCGCTGTCCGAGGTCGTCGGAACGCCTGTATAGTTAGCCTAGCCGAGTTCATAGCTGCCTGCGCACGTGTAAGTCCGGAACTACATGGCCAGAACcatttagaaatcgttctatattgagcTACCCACACATCTATCGCGGATAGATCaaagaagtttttaggcatgcagggccctctgggctgtacttgtcggcgataatgtagcctcgccgcctacggGATTATCTGAATGACCTATGCCgcatgctcggttgccatagtcggaagttgaTATCCTCCTATAagggttttctttctttgttctttttttaatctgaCGATGGCGAGCTTGAATTTCACCTCCTCCACTgaacaacatctgcaggcttggagtgacgcctgacacagGCAAAAGACGTCGAGAGCGAGTatggctatactaatccaggtacagccaaattaggaaggcccactaaccTTAAACAAGACAcaccctcaccagaacaggaattggcctccctggtgtagTATTCGGCTACTACCTCTCTCATGATTCCTCCAAATagccaatggccctcagtccctagCACCTGCGGAGCACCTGATCAAGGCGGCAGTCAGACATGAAaaggcagcagagggtgctaagaatctctgggtccggaaaGGCCACCGATAGAAACTGACCTTGTCAACCATTAACAGCCGAACACTGTCGAGTGAGGCGAGCTTAGCAGGActttttgaggaactatcagagattgcttgggatatcatcggccttagtgataTAGGAACTGGTGAGGCTTTTGCATTGCTGAATAAGGGCCATGTTCTCTGCTATAGAGGCTTCCCtggtaagaagcaatacggggtagggttcctaatccataagtacatggcgggcaacattgacgaattctacagcccTAATGAGAGGTTAGCAGTAGTAGATATCAAACTTAAAAACTGGTATAGATGGAACGTAGTATAATCCTACACTCCAACattcagtcacgatgatgaggaagtagataagttttatgaagatgttgaattagcgatgacaaaagtgcaaagtcgctatactgtagtaatgggtgacttcaattaaAAAGTGGGCAAAaatcaggctggtgaacaagcaattcgcATCTACGGCGTCGATTCCAGGAACGCGAGAggagaattcgcagaaaggaataagctgagaataatgaacactttcttcaggaaacgtagcaacagaaaatggacctggaaaagccctaatgatgaAACCAGAAATGGAATACCTTTCttgctttctgccgatcccagcatagtgcagtgtgtagaagtgttaggtaggctAAATTGCAGTGATCATAGCTTAGTGAGGGCtcggattcacctcaatttcaagcgagaaagagtaaaattgttcaagaagaaacaggtaaacctcgaggcagtaagggtaaaagcagacaaagttaggctgctacttgcaaacaaatatgcagccttagaacagagagatgatgacatacaggtaatgaatgaaaccgtaactaggctggcttcagaggccgaaatttatttacttatttagtacatactgcagaccacattgtTGTCCTtgcaggagagagagaaagagagagagagatgctttACAATGATATATTGCTCGCCGAAACACTTCGTCAACAGATCAAAATACAATACCTTAATCAATCCATGGTATAAACATAACGATGTAAAAAAGGCAAGGGAATTGCAGACCAAAGGCAAGAGAGTTTGAGAGTCGAGGACTTCCCTTGGTCATTCAACACCAAGGATAACACATTCCATGAAAAAACAAATAGACAATAATAACTTACATAAAACACAGTCACATGTAAGGGGCGGGCAGCGaattccattcagaaatagtCCGGGAAAGAAGGAGAACTTATAGCTGTCTGTCCTAGCATAGATAGGTGTCAGTGTATCCGGAAGATGGTGTCGTATATACGTTGTGGACAGATCACTTACATATAGTGAAGGGTCGAGAGCCAATTTGTGATTAATTAGAATATGTAAAAAATCTAGCCAGTGTTTCCGTCTTCTTTGTTCAAGCGAAGGAATGTCGTTAGCCAACATCAACTCTCACGGCGAATCCGAACTTTTGAGATTGGAGTAAATAAAACAAACAgattttctctgtattctctcaaGTTTGTTAATATTGACTTCAGTATAGGGATCCCATGCTAcgcaagcatattcaagttttggccgGTTATAGGTTAGGTAAGTGAGTAGCTTAACGTTTGATGGGGCATTTCTTAGTTTGTGTCGCAGATAGGTTAGGTTCCGAAAGGCAGAACAACATGTGTTGTCAATGTGAAGGTTCCAAGCAAAATTATTAGTGAACGttacgccaaggtacttgtaactcTTAACTTGGTTTAATGGAACAGATCCCATTTGATACCCGTACTCCAGGGGATTCTTTTTATGCATTATGTGAAGAGAGACAGTTTTATCTATGTTTGCAGCCATGCCCCATTCTTCGCACCACAAAACTATATTATTCAAGCTAGATATAAGGTCCTTCTGATCATCAATGGACTTCATACTATGaaatacaacgcagtcatctgcaaacagccttattGGTGTTCCAGGTTTGACGACGGTAACAATGTCATTATTATATAAAAGAAAGAACACTGGACCCTGGACACTGCCCTGGGGAGCACCTGAAGTGACTGCAATTGAATTGGGAGGCAAGACACCAAGGCATCAAGTAAGCAAGCTCtccgaagtaacaaaggacctaatacagaaacgacaaaaaatgaaagtgtccaattcaagagataagataaaattcgtggaactgtcaaactaatcaacaaagcgaaaataagtgatattagaattgataacgtgagaaagactgaagaagccgtaaaaaatggacgcagcccgaaatcagtgagaaggaaatttggcataggacaaaccaagatgcacgcactgaaagataggcagggtaatgtcatcagcaatcttgaaagTATAGTacaagcagtggaagaattctatactgccCTGTACAGTACGAAGGGAAGTCAGGATACCtacattagaaacagtaatgagcaGGATGCAGAaattcctcctataactagcgatgaggttagacaggccttgcaagacatgaaacgaggaggAGCGGCAGGAGATTGAATAACCTGTGATTTATTAaacgatggaggagacataatgtttggaaaactggcggctctttatacggaGTGTCTAGCGACAACGaggatcccagaaaactggaagaatgcaaacattatactaatccacaaaaagggagacgctaaagaattgaaaaaatatatataggccAATTATATTACTCCCAGtgttacataaaatattcacaaaaATTATCTCCAATAGAAAAACCAAGACTGCTAGCAGGTTTCAGGAAGAGATGTTGTAATCAATCAAGTACTCGTGAAATCCGTAGCC comes from Dermacentor andersoni chromosome 9, qqDerAnde1_hic_scaffold, whole genome shotgun sequence and encodes:
- the LOC126527526 gene encoding uncharacterized protein; this translates as MPAHGQGRVHRFQDYVVAGVNWRLTRFVDELPNSRVCSLCRMIPKRTVLLPCSHALCQSCHAASLEEGVGQCPLDQEAFEQAECHDVDFPARKASSLKVYCWNGAHGCKYTGTMDRMLEHYERECTFHTVECLRCGEQVQHSDLPTHYVAGCTTGVSSAIREYPSSERTALTLEDLSAALEDLKAMLGDPNHDQLLPVIQSHLNKLTEQVRSQEARFAEITRQLGACEQNLKGEMAQMTAMISLTASNQQTSQQNTAEEATVLPPRSFRLEMAVILRDLIYFGGISFIVFNIIVWIVQRTNAKLY